The Aedes albopictus strain Foshan chromosome 1, AalbF5, whole genome shotgun sequence genomic interval AGCTCTCTGAAACCCctcgaaacgcctttgaaaccaccTGATTCCGTTTGAAGTTCGTTTAACTGCCTTGAAACCCGAATCTATGGCATATGAATCAGAAGGACTTGTGCAGACATTTCCTTCTTGGGTTCATCCTgtcatttctcccagaaattcttctgaaatttatgtcAGAGTTCCTCTCAAGATTTCAATAAGAGGACATCCTGCATTCGCTCCCATAGTTTCACGCGGGCTATCGTCCAGAGTTGTTTCCgaaattttcttgaatttcctTGCCGGGATTTCATTCTCATACTTCATTCAAGGATTTTCTGCGgtgttttcaatagttttttttttttttttaaattctacatAAGCTACTCTAAAACCGTCCCCGGATATTCCACATTTTTTGCCGAAGTTTATTTCGAgactttttcagaagtttttccggcAGCAGTCTCGGGATTTCTAgagctctagaggactgctggagtacagtcaaagcagccatcaacaacgcagccgagagcactatcgggtacgtagaacggagtcgacgaaacgattggttcgacgaggagtgcagagcggttctggaggagaaggatgcagcgcgggcggtaaagctgcagcatggaacccgacagaatgtggagcgatacagacagaagcggaagcagcagacccgtctcttccgggagaaaaagcgccgcctggaagaagcggagtgcgagaaaatggaactgctgtgccgttcacaggaaacacggaagttctaccagaagctcaacgcatcccgcaaaggctacgtgccgcaagccgaaatctgcagggataaggacgggaacctcctgacggacaaacgtgaggtgatcgaaaggtggaagcagcacttcgacgagcacctgaatggcgaagagaatgtagacacggaggaccaaggcagcggaggaaatgactatgttggtgcagcagaggacgggaacgaatcaactcccacgctgagggaagttaaagatgccatccaccagctcaaaaacatcaaagcggctggtaaggacggtgtcGCATCAgatctcatcaagatgggcccggaaaagttggccacctgtctgccccAGTtaatagtcaagatctgggaaaccgaaaagctaccggaggagtggaaggaagggataatctgtcccatccacaaaaaaggcgacaagttaatgtgtgagaactttcgagcgatcaccattttgaatgccgcctacaaagtgctatcccagatcatcttccgtcgtctttcacctaaagtagatgagttcgtgggaagttactaagctggtttcatcgatggccggtcgacaacggaccagatcttcaccgtacggcaaatcctccagaaatgccgtgaataccaggtcctaacgcatcacctattcatcgacttcaaagcggcatacgacagtatcgacagtatcgaaaatcatggacgagaccagctttcccgggaagctgactagactgataagagcaacgatggacggtgtgcagaacagcgtaaggatttcgggtgaactattcagttcattcgaatctcgacgaggactacgacaaggtgatggactttcctgcctactattcaacatcgccctggaaggtgttatgcgacgagccgggctcaacagccagggtacgatcttcacgaaatccagccaatttgtctgttttgcggatgacatggatattattgctagaacatttggaacggtggcagaacagtacacccgcctgaaacgtgaagcagcaaaggttggactggtggtgaatgcggctaaggcaaagtacatgctggtaggtgggactgagcgacacaggacaagccttggcagtaatgttacgatagacggggatactttcgaggtggtagaagaattcgtctacctcggttccttgctaacgtcttcttcttcttttttctacgTTGGAGCCGTCGGGCTCCTTTGATGAGTTGCTAAcgtctgacaataacgtgagccgtgaaatacgaaggcgcatcatcaatgaaagtcgtgcctactatgggctccagaagaaactgcggtcaaaaaagattcacccccgcaccaaatgtaccatgtacaagacgctaataagaccggtggttctctacgggcacgagacacggaccatgctcgaggaggacctgcaagcactcggagttttcgagcgacgggtgctaaggactatcttcggcggcgtgcaggagaacggtgtgtggcggagaaggatgaaccacgagctcgctgtactttacggcgaacccagcatccagaaggttgtcaaagccggaaggatacggtgggcagggcatgttgcaagaatgccgaacaacaaacctgcaaagttggtgtttgctaaccatccggttggtacaagaaggcgtggagcgcagagaccaCGATGGGCGGacaaggtggagcgtgatctggcgagtgttgggcgtgaccgacgttggagagctgcagctgcaaatcgagtattatggcggcaaattgttgattcagtattatcatgaatttgatgttaactaaataaatgaatgaatttccaaaaactCTGGGACAAATGTTGGGAGAAAGTCCTGgggtaattctgaaaaaaaaaaactctggtagACATCTCAGAATTAACTTTGAAAAACGTTTTAgtctaaattcctgaaagattaaaAACAACTTCTGAtaccttggaagaaattcttggattctcTTGCTTGTTTTTGTTGATTTGATTAACCGAATTTTTtcccgggtttctttccataatttCTGTCAGCAGCTGTCAGGGAAAATCTCGGGAGAAGTTTTCTTATTTGTTACTAAGAATGAGtggtataaaaaaaaaaaacagaaaaaatccaaCGATAGAACTAATAGAACTAATAGAACTAACAACCAATAGAAGAACTCCTGCAAGGAGATCTGCAAGATATTTCGAAAGAACTTGAAGCGAAACtaccagagaaattccaagagttaGGAACTGTGATAGAACGTAGAGATTGCCAAATCCCTCTTAGGAAAAACTTTAGGAGAAATCGTAGAGATCACTAATAaaaaaacatctggaagaaatcccagtaaGAACTCCAAGCCAGCACAAACTAATGCATAAATCTGGAAATTCCACGAGAAATGTTGAGAGAAAGCCCTGGAGACATTAAACAAAAACTCTGGCAGACATACCAGAAGtagatttggaaaaaaaaatcttgaatgaaaAATTAGGATACGTACGGGAGATGCCAGGTAGGAACATCAAtagaaatctctaagaaaaattACGGAGAAACTCTGCAAACATCTTTCCAAgtactctgggagaaatcccgagGGGAACTgcaagagaaatttcaggagaaagacCGGAAGAACTCCACGAGAAATCCTGCGAAGGCTTCTGGGTAATATTCCGCAAGAAACTTTGGCAGAAATCTAACGATTTTTACTTGAATCAATTTCAGAAGATCAGGTTGGGACTTGTGGAGCGAAACTTGTGAAACTTTCGGAGGAAATCTCGTAGGGAGCTCCTTTACAAAGATCGCGAAAAACTGGTGAAGAAATCCGAAAAACTGGTAAACAATCACGAATTAAATTAGAGTATGGCAGAAACTTGTAGGAAAATACGAGAGGAATACAAAAAAGCTAACTGAAAACAAATTGTAGGAGGAAATATGCAAAGAATCTAGATAGTGAAAGGCACTTCAAGGGCAAAAAAGAAGGATTTCAAGATAGGAATCcgcatggaattcctagaaaaaacctTGTGGGAGAGTTTCTAAATGAATGTTAAGTTCTCAGATTCACCTGCTTTTACTTACAGTTTGCAGCATCTTACCAGAGTTCATATTTTACCAAGTATTCTTATCTTGCCGGAAACATCTGCTCGATCCAAGAACCTTTTTCTTGTTCGACTACCCCAGTTATCCGGAATTCTTCTGGGTTTGCTGGCAATATAATCATCCGAAACCATTTGAAACTTATTCGCAAAACCTTGCTGTCGATTGGCCTTTTGAGCAGCTTATGACGGAACTCTCTCAAAATGAATGTAGAAACAAACATGAAGTATTCACAATAATCACAATCTAGGTGTTATGAACGTGAGCTCTTGGAAGGAGCGAAAAGTATGAAactgaatgatatgcggaggttttacgaagctGTTGATGACGTGCGGGGGAAACAGCACCTTTTTCTGTTATGTGCAATGACCGTGGCTGGAAGCTTGCTGACGGACAAAACAAAGGcggctgccaggtggagaaagTACTTCGAGGTGTTGTTGAACAGTGGGAATGGAAGATGGACGTCAGACATACCGAATTCGAATCGGTAGCCACGGACAGGCTGAGGAAACTTCAACGCTAGACGAGGACAAGCCAGCCATTGGAGGACTGAAGAACAACTAGGCACTGGGAAGTACAAACTCCCAACCGAGCTTCTCAAGTACGGTAGCGAaaagctgtatcaactcttacaacgTATTATATTGACGATATGGGAactggaagaactgcctgctagttggtggGACGGTCTCATTTATCCTTTTttacaagaaagggcatcgactaaAGCGCGCGATTTGCAATgaaataacacttctcaattcagcgtaggTACAACTTTTGAAATTTTGTCGCTCTTTCGAATTTAAGTCAACCTTTCAacctttcaacacagcagcataattttgatgcggagtaagaaaacaagaagactatAACAGTCCCCTGGCGGCTGTTTGGAATATGAAGCTACTGACATAAACTTGCCAGAATTTTAATGTTCCGACCAAGTTCCAACGAGCATCTTGAGCTGCCTTCAAACTACAATAAGTAAACTATGAATCTTGCTTGAACTTCTGCGTGAAGTTTTGATCCAGTTCAGTAAGGTTTCATATAAGCATAAATTAGCCTCAGTCAGAACGATCAATTTTGGACGTGGACCTCTGGTAACCCTAATCGCACCACATCAACGAGGTACCACAACTCCCCGCACGCGGTCAACCACGGAACGACCAGCCGAATAAGAATCGAGCTGATATCAGCAGACTCGCCAGTCGCCAcagtaagggaacgtccataaattacgtcacggaaAATTgcacattttcaaccccccctcccccctatgtcacactttttgtatgagacctctgaaattttagtatgggtcgtcacactttgcttaacccccctcccccctaaaagcatgacgtaatttatggatgttccctaAGAAGAAAGTCAGTCCCTCTCCAACAAATCACGTCCGAACAGGTCCCTTCCGAAATTCAATGAACTGTAGCAGCATCGTTGACCGTCGGAGtctctgtcgtcgtcgtcgttttggcCTGGCCTGGGTCATCGTCATCGTTGTCGTTGTCGTGGTCGTTTTCAGTTGGCGGGAAAGTTAACTCCGTGTTCTGAACTCGGCAAGTGGGCTCGTCGGTTGGTCAGTGTCCCTTAGAGCTTGATGGTGGAGAGGGAAGGGGGAGCTGTTTTTGAACACTTGTGTGTAACCGAGTTGCAGCACGGTACGGTGGTGTTGTGGAACTGTGGCTGGGTTTTGCTACCTACTCTACTCTGCTCCGAGCCGCTGGGGGTTTTAAGTAGGTTTTAAAGACGACGTGCACGGGGAAGAAGTGAAGCGATAATGAGAAGTGTTACAACAACAGCTCGGCGGTGGTGTTGggccgtttacatatttgctagtCCTTGGCGACAATTCACTTTGGGATAATTAATTGTCTGCTAATAGTGTTCACATTGGTGCTAATATTTTAGCTACTAATTTACAATGCTAATAGAAAATTCAAGCGGTAGAGTATCAGTTTCgttcaaaatggcgtcgaatgAAGATGGTTTCGCGAACGCGTTGAATATTGTGTGTGATTTGGTGGaagaggaaattttgaaaacaacatcGATTCGGAAGAAACGGAAGCGCTCGAAACGGAAAGTGTGGGTCAGACCATGGATTGCACGTCGAAAAAATCTTGGATTCAGCGCCACATTACTTTCCGAGATCAGAGAAGAGGACCCAAAATCCTATCGAAATTTCTTACGCATCAGTCCGGAAAAATTTGACGAATTATTGAACCTGGTTGAGCCATACATAACAAAAAGTGACACATTCTTCCGCGAAGCAATACCGGCAAAAGTGAAACTGGAGGTAgtcctacactgcaaattttgtttgctggtattcagcaaattttgctgattttttttgtgctgatttcattcagcaatatgaatttactgaatatcagcaattatttttcaacttgctgacccatccagcaattttgacagttgatcagcaacgttgtgctgaagttcagcaaaaattttgctgaaattcagcaatttattttgctgattttttttgtgctggaagcgtttcgaaaaatttggtgtgtagcttACCTAGCCACCGGATGCAGTTTTGGCATGTTGGAAGCCTGTTTTCGCATACCCAAGCCGACAATATCGAAGTTTCTTGTGCCAGTGCTTCAGAGTATTTCTAAGGTTCTCGGAAAATACATGAAGGTTTGTAATAAAAGGTATCCTGTTGATGTATTTTCTAcctaaaaataacaaatttcaggCACCCTCCACATCCGACGAATGGCATGCGGTTTCAAATGGATTCGACAGAAAATGGAACTTCCCCAAGTGTTGCGGTGCTTTGGACGGGAAACACATCCGAATTCAATGTCCTCCTTGTAGTAATAGCAACTACTTCAACTACAAAGGCTACTTCAGTACGATTCTGTTTGCCCTCGTGGATGCAAATTACAAATTCATGTACGTTGATATTGGCAAAAATGGCCGAGTCAACGACGCTTCTATCTTTCGTAACTGCAGCTTGAAGAAGGGTATTGAAAACGGAACGATTGGATTTCCACGCGGAAGTATTTTGGTTGGAGATGATGCTTTTCCGTTGTCAGCTTATCTGTTGAAACCGTACTCGCATCATGGATTATTGACAGCAGCAGAAATAATATTCAACTACAGACTCTCGCGTGCCCGGAGAGTTGTGGAAAACGCATTCGGAATACTTGTGTCACGTTTCCGAATTTTCACacgaccgattgatttgattcccGAGAAGGTAGATGAGATTGTGAAAGCTGCTTGTAGTTTACACAATTGGTTGCGGGAAACAAGTCCAACTACATATTTCCCATTTGGATGTGTCGACCACGAAGACTTGGAAACTGGTGAAACTATTCCAGGTAAGAATACATGCAGCGAGTTGCAAAAATCTGTTCTCTAGTAAATAGGATACAATATTTTATGCAATCATATTTTATTGCCCAGCTCTGTTGACTCATTAACATAACTGGAATGAGTTACAACAAATATGAATTAAGAAACTAAATTGCATAAAAATGCATACTTGCATTACATTCTATAACAAACCTATTATTCAATTACTATTTTCTCTCATTTAGGAACATGGAGGAACGAAATATCAGAGCTGGAATCAATGCAACCATCCAGCTCCAGAAACTACACTAAAAATGCAGCGTCAATTCGAAACGCCTACAAGAAGTACTTCATGGGTCCAGGTGCCGTTGAATGGCAGTGGAAGCAACTGAACCGCAAAAAATAAGACAGATCAAGTTCATGGTCATGGTTAATCAATAACACATATCATCATTACACATGTCATTCAACAATGAGAAATAAAATAATTGGTTCACAATTTTGTAGCAGTAGTTGCGAcaagaaaataatcaaaaattATATTGCGCTTCAGGATAAGTAGATCACAAAAGTATGAAAATTTTATTACATACTTATGAGAAGGTTTCTCTTAATTTAGTAGGAAGAGAGTTCAAAGAATGCTTAACTGATGCAGGCTGCCTAACTTTGGgaaaaaatcttctaagaattttctTAGGAACTTTCAGGACTTTGTGAGGAAAGTGCCTTGATTTTGCCTTAATATTCTGTTAGTTAATACAGGTTAATACGTTTTAAACTCATCAAACGTTAATTCAATAATATTTCGGATCAACAGAAATACGCTACATAGGGTGAGCGACAATTTAGGAGGGGGTTCTATTGTGTACACTTCCCTGCTACACAGTTAGATGCTGCTCCTATCTTACCGTGCACAAAAAATAAATACAATCATTGTTGAAAAACTGACCCGTGCAATAGCGGAATGTCAAAATAGGATCCCTTGATCAAATGAACCCGTACCCTACCTACCAACATACCACTTGCAGCGAGCCACCAGCCAGCATCAGAGACCAAAACCAAAAAATCCATTCGTAGGTTTACCTGTCTATAGACACTTATGTTTTGTTAGGATTGTTCCTGTTCAAAGCAGAGAATTTGTTATAGCTGTTCAAAGGGCAATTGCAGCCACACATTCCGGAATGCCCTGTACTTTGGGCAGTTTTGCTAAAAACGAAGACATAGTTGATGAAAATGAGAATTATAGCTACTATCAGTAATGAATTTACCCCACACACAACCCTTGAAATCGTGGATTTCTTATCAAAGCTATTTATGGTGAACGTAAACGAAAGGACAATGTTTACCAGTGGTAAATTACAACACACGAAAAACACACTTTCAAGGTTCCATCGCGTTGAGGATCGATGCATTTGAGCTGATTCGAGTGGTACCGTGTTTACTACAGTTTCACGAAAGTATTGATAcggtgttgatattgatattaacactcacgggctacgACGCGAActcctgtcaaatttttattcgtgaaatgagcgatcagctgatccgaaacatctcgtaaaatggctcattgcaaAAAAGTTTTCACACACACGCCGCTACTCAAAAGTCAAACATGAGTTCCTGCTGATAGGTCAGGGTAGATCCGGGCAGACACTTTGCCGTATGTAGTCTGAATTTGATCTTGGAATTTGATACATTCTCGCTTAACTATTTAAATGGTCTGATCCTGAGAGTACTATCacgcacgctaagatcagtttacccatAAATGAGTAGTTCATTTACCCATATTTAAGTTTTGTATGCATAACCTATTTTATGGGTAAATTATACCGATAAATATAGGTAATATTTACTCATATTATAATCAAAGTGACTTTACCCATATATGGGTAAGTtgtatttacccatatttggatgaaaaaATAAACATTGAGCGGAAACACTCGCGTTTggtacgtgttttttttttgcggacgAAGTTTTTTAAGCTAAGTTTTTATTGTTTGGTCCTGCTAAGTTTAAGTTGTGCTAAGAATACACAGGCCAGGCAATTGTGTTCTAGGAATTCACCCGGTTTGACGGAACGGAACAACCTCCAGTCCGTCGGAGCATCCTCATCTACATCTGCTCCTCTGACTAGAACGTCCAGCCAGGCGGAACAATCCGTCGCGACGATAGCCAAGAAAGTAAGTATTCAGTAAACACCTCCGGAAAGGGAGAATTCCCGCtaaatatttaatttttcaaCTTTTCAGCTGTCGGCAACTCTCCGGCGAATTCCAGCCGAATTCAAGGCCGAATTGGAAGTGAACCATATTCGAAAAGTCGATCGCATCAGCGAAACAGCAGCATTTCCGTGTTCGATTCCGAACGTCGAGGGAATTATCCGATAGTTTAGTTCGAACAACCTCTGTTGTCCGGCGTAACAAAATCATCCTGGTCTACATCTCTTCCTTTGATAAGAACGTCCAGCCAGGCGGAACAGTCTGTCGCAACGACAGCCAAGGAAGTAAGTAATCAGCTAACATCTCCGGAAAGGGAGAATACCCGCTAAATCTTATTTTTTCAACTTCCAGCAGAACAGCATTCCCGTTTCCGATTGCGAACGTCGAGAGAATTACCCGATGTATTCCGGTACAGCGGAATAACCATCCGAAGCAG includes:
- the LOC109432247 gene encoding uncharacterized protein LOC109432247; translated protein: MYFLPKNNKFQAPSTSDEWHAVSNGFDRKWNFPKCCGALDGKHIRIQCPPCSNSNYFNYKGYFSTILFALVDANYKFMYVDIGKNGRVNDASIFRNCSLKKGIENGTIGFPRGSILVGDDAFPLSAYLLKPYSHHGLLTAAEIIFNYRLSRARRVVENAFGILVSRFRIFTRPIDLIPEKVDEIVKAACSLHNWLRETSPTTYFPFGCVDHEDLETGETIPGTWRNEISELESMQPSSSRNYTKNAASIRNAYKKYFMGPGAVEWQWKQLNRKK